CGCCATCATCTTGCACGGCCCGCACCAATCAGCCCAAAAATCCACCAGCACCGGCAACGGCGAACTCTCCAACAGCGACTCAAATGCCGCCTCGTCGTCAATGTCTATAGGCGAGTCCAACCCGGGCAATTCAGTCTTGCAACGCCCGCAACGGGTGGCGCTTCCCAAATGTCCAAAAGAAACCCGGTTCATTTGTCCGCATGTGGGACAAGTCTTAATCACCCCATGGCCATCCAGTCGTGTCGCATTCATGCCTTTCAATATTAAGCCTGCCCGCCCGATTGGCAAATGGCCGGTCTTCTTTATTCGATGCCCGACTTTGAAAAACTC
This region of Verrucomicrobiia bacterium genomic DNA includes:
- a CDS encoding thioredoxin domain-containing protein codes for the protein MNATRLDGHGVIKTCPTCGQMNRVSFGHLGSATRCGRCKTELPGLDSPIDIDDEAAFESLLESSPLPVLVDFWADWCGPCKMMAPEVSRVASRSGGKFVVAKMNTEGLPLLAQRFNIHALPSLLVFSGGTERGRTEGARPAAEIQRFVERSIRPM